A single window of Salminus brasiliensis chromosome 18, fSalBra1.hap2, whole genome shotgun sequence DNA harbors:
- the ppp1r14ba gene encoding protein phosphatase 1, regulatory (inhibitor) subunit 14Ba produces the protein MAAVTSPESTPQPRVYFQTPPGTEEEVPQKQGRVTVKYDRKELRRRLNLEEWIVSQLMTLYDCEEDEVPELEIDVDELLDLPSDVERAIRVKMLLVDCYKPNDDFVAALLEKVRGMQKLSTPQKKGDLTP, from the exons ATGGCGGCGGTGACGAGTCCGGAGTCGACACCTCAACCCCGGGTCTATTTTCAAACACCTCCCGGTACCGAGGAAGAAGTTCCACAGAAGCAAGGACGAGTGACCGTGAAATACGACAGAAAAGAGCTGAGGAGGCGGCTGAACCTGGAGgagtggatagttagccagttaATGACTTTATACGACTGCGAG GAAGACGAAGTCCCTGAACTGGAAATTGATGTGGACGAGCTGCTGGATCTACCCAGTGATGTAGAGAGAGCCATCAGAGTGAAG ATGCTGCTTGTTGACTGTTATAAGCCTAATGAT GACTTTGTGGCGGCGCTGTTGGAAAAGGTGAGAGGCATGCAGAAGCTCAGCACTCCACAGAAGAAAGGGGACCTCACCCCATGA